In Leptospira bouyouniensis, the following proteins share a genomic window:
- the csrA gene encoding carbon storage regulator CsrA, with product MLVLARRSNQSIMIGDDIEIVIVDIKGDQVKIGVKAPKNVSVHRAEVYKEIQEENKKAAGTNIKPEDLGKLGDLFKKKT from the coding sequence GTGTTAGTTTTAGCAAGGAGAAGTAACCAATCCATAATGATCGGTGATGACATAGAAATTGTCATTGTTGATATTAAAGGGGATCAAGTAAAGATTGGTGTCAAAGCTCCTAAAAATGTTTCTGTTCATCGAGCAGAAGTGTACAAAGAAATTCAAGAAGAGAACAAAAAGGCTGCTGGTACAAATATTAAACCAGAAGATTTAGGTAAGTTGGGAGACTTATTCAAAAAGAAAACTTAA